The proteins below come from a single Leptospiraceae bacterium genomic window:
- the tnpB gene encoding IS66 family insertion sequence element accessory protein TnpB, whose translation MILSNPFRFKAYLYPKIIDMRKSWNGLISLVQFGMNLDPFEKSLYVFCGRSQRLIKIIYWDGNGFCMWMKRLEKGNFPFNPNENLEITKKELIWLLSGIDTRKKHKVINFSKSE comes from the coding sequence ATGATTTTGAGTAATCCATTTCGATTCAAAGCATATCTGTATCCCAAAATAATAGACATGAGAAAATCATGGAACGGACTTATTTCGCTTGTTCAATTCGGGATGAATTTAGATCCATTTGAGAAAAGCCTATATGTGTTTTGTGGGAGATCTCAGAGGTTAATCAAAATAATCTACTGGGATGGGAACGGCTTCTGTATGTGGATGAAAAGACTAGAGAAAGGCAATTTTCCATTTAATCCAAATGAAAATCTAGAAATTACAAAGAAGGAATTAATATGGCTACTCTCTGGAATCGATACTCGAAAAAAACATAAAGTGATAAATTTTTCTAAGTCAGAATAA